One window from the genome of bacterium encodes:
- a CDS encoding Xaa-Pro peptidase family protein, producing MDDLFTKAEYEGRLHRARTLMSAAGMDALLVTAPRNLTYLTGYRTNLFSSTFRPFTALIPLESDPVLLLPNLEVWQGEGTGWIADVRGWGTGMGSVARDPLELIKIAADEKRVSAGRIGVEQSRGQRVGMTLEQYGQLQRLLPGATWLDCAPLMWDLRVVKSPQEVAYMREACRITDAGIVAALETVREGVTERELQVVMGTTMMREGADTVRSLSIASGPQRYAMLNAPATSRALRPGEMVTFDCGAVYNGYHGDLTRGYFIGEVNDRQRQFYEASLEIFWEAVRAVRPGVTCEDVDRVAEEAIVRRGYREYMLHRTGHSLGMEVHEEPSIGPGVKVPLRPGMVLAVEPGIYDFTIGAFRNEDNVVVTESGCDLLSNAPRELIVR from the coding sequence ATGGACGATCTGTTTACGAAGGCCGAGTACGAAGGGCGGCTGCACCGCGCGCGCACCTTGATGTCGGCCGCCGGCATGGACGCGCTCCTCGTCACCGCGCCGCGCAACCTGACGTACCTGACGGGCTACCGCACGAACCTGTTCTCCAGCACCTTCCGGCCCTTCACGGCGCTCATCCCGCTGGAGTCGGACCCGGTGCTGCTGCTGCCCAACCTCGAGGTGTGGCAGGGGGAGGGCACCGGCTGGATCGCCGACGTGCGCGGGTGGGGCACGGGGATGGGCTCCGTGGCGCGCGATCCGCTCGAGCTGATCAAGATCGCCGCGGACGAGAAGCGCGTCTCGGCGGGACGGATCGGCGTCGAGCAGTCGCGGGGGCAGCGCGTCGGCATGACGCTGGAGCAGTACGGACAGCTGCAGCGCCTGCTGCCCGGCGCGACGTGGCTCGACTGCGCCCCGCTGATGTGGGACCTGCGCGTGGTCAAGTCCCCGCAGGAAGTCGCGTACATGCGCGAGGCCTGCCGCATCACCGACGCCGGCATCGTCGCCGCGCTGGAGACGGTGCGGGAAGGCGTCACAGAGCGAGAGCTGCAGGTGGTGATGGGGACGACGATGATGCGCGAGGGGGCCGACACGGTGCGGTCGCTCAGCATCGCCTCCGGCCCCCAGCGGTACGCGATGCTCAACGCGCCGGCGACGTCCCGGGCCCTGCGGCCGGGGGAGATGGTCACGTTCGACTGCGGCGCGGTCTACAACGGGTACCACGGCGATCTCACGCGCGGCTATTTCATCGGTGAAGTGAACGACCGCCAGCGGCAGTTCTACGAGGCCAGCCTGGAGATCTTCTGGGAGGCCGTCCGCGCCGTGCGGCCGGGCGTGACGTGCGAGGACGTCGACCGGGTCGCCGAGGAGGCGATCGTGCGCCGCGGCTACCGGGAGTACATGCTGCACCGGACCGGCCACAGCCTCGGCATGGAGGTGCACGAAGAGCCGTCGATCGGCCCGGGCGTGAAGGTCCCCCTGCGGCCCGGCATGGTGCTGGCGGTGGAGCCGGGCATCTACGACTTCACCATCGGCGCCTTTCGGAACGAAGACAACGTCGTCGTGACGGAGAGCGGCTGCGATCTCCTGTCCAACGCGCCGCGCGAGTTGATCGTCCGATGA
- a CDS encoding M20/M25/M40 family metallo-hydrolase codes for MSLDPVHVAAEIDAEAAIRSLQALVQIPGTTGDERRVAEHVAESLRRAGARVTVDRHWNVVGEVGSQRGPGLLLLTHTDSGPAGAMEDPYSGETRDGAPFGKTGPVVYGRGACAPKASIAAMVAAMAALARHGDALPGRVQMAAVVKDLAANHEGVRQIDAAGLVQADVCIAGEPSNNAIVLGARGIAHYEVEFTGVPTHWGRPRDGANPLYALGAFVLELERVELPTDPVLGAATLAPFAVDSTAVPPRTPGRCRVMVDRRVLPGESPETIGRSLQDLADRIAGERRGIGGHVRAASGMFPYAVPEGAPIVRLVERAVRAALGRAPEHTYITFSSNAGYLIRERNLPSLAFGPGRIEDAGEREHVAVDDVVAAAKVYAAAAVIAGES; via the coding sequence GTGTCGTTGGATCCCGTGCACGTCGCGGCCGAGATCGACGCCGAGGCGGCCATCCGGTCCCTGCAGGCGCTCGTGCAGATTCCCGGCACGACGGGAGACGAGCGCCGCGTCGCCGAGCACGTCGCCGAGAGTCTGCGGCGGGCGGGCGCGCGCGTCACGGTCGACCGCCACTGGAACGTGGTCGGCGAGGTCGGATCTCAGCGGGGCCCGGGGCTCCTGCTGCTGACCCACACGGATTCGGGGCCGGCCGGCGCGATGGAGGATCCGTACAGCGGTGAGACGCGGGACGGAGCGCCGTTCGGCAAGACCGGTCCGGTCGTGTACGGCCGCGGCGCGTGCGCGCCCAAGGCGTCGATCGCGGCGATGGTCGCCGCGATGGCGGCGCTCGCGCGGCACGGCGACGCCCTGCCCGGCCGCGTGCAGATGGCCGCGGTCGTGAAGGACCTCGCCGCCAACCACGAAGGCGTGCGCCAGATCGACGCCGCCGGCCTCGTGCAGGCGGACGTGTGCATCGCGGGCGAGCCGTCGAACAACGCCATCGTGCTCGGCGCCCGGGGCATCGCGCATTACGAGGTCGAGTTCACCGGCGTGCCCACGCACTGGGGCCGGCCGCGCGACGGCGCCAACCCGTTGTACGCGCTCGGCGCTTTCGTCCTGGAGCTCGAGCGCGTGGAGCTTCCGACGGACCCGGTGCTCGGCGCCGCCACCCTGGCGCCGTTTGCCGTGGACTCCACCGCGGTGCCGCCCCGCACGCCGGGCCGCTGCCGCGTGATGGTGGACCGGCGCGTGCTGCCGGGCGAGTCGCCGGAGACGATCGGCCGATCGCTCCAGGATCTGGCGGATCGGATCGCCGGGGAGCGGCGCGGCATCGGCGGACACGTCCGGGCGGCGAGCGGCATGTTTCCCTACGCGGTACCGGAGGGGGCGCCGATCGTGCGCCTCGTCGAGCGCGCGGTGCGGGCGGCCCTCGGGCGCGCGCCCGAGCACACATACATCACGTTCTCGAGCAACGCCGGATACCTGATCCGGGAGCGCAACCTGCCGAGCCTCGCGTTCGGTCCCGGCCGGATCGAGGACGCCGGAGAGCGCGAGCACGTGGCCGTCGACGACGTCGTGGCCGCGGCGAAGGTCTACGCGGCCGCGGCCGTGATCGCCGGAGAGTCGTGA
- a CDS encoding ABC transporter permease, with product MHISIRGSTTPSPAVPSAASAARRGRARGFWRLCWSRLRRDRAGMAGLFVVLVIVAVAAAGPLVWRLDPSAQVLSGRAAPPGGQAILGRDALGRDMLSRVVVGSRFTLGGGLVATALGLCLGTPPGLLAGYYGRWLDGGIMRITDLLLAFPYFLLAILVVAVLGSGLWTAAAAVGLTKMPQYIRVVRGAVLSVRQQEYVDAARAAGASHYRTMRQHVLLNITAPIIVLATVGLGGDLLAIAGLSFLGLGAQPPVPEWGLMVSEGRNYLFDAPHVMVIPGLCLMSLVLALNLLGDGLRDALDPRLYR from the coding sequence ATGCATATCTCGATCCGCGGATCCACTACGCCTAGCCCCGCGGTCCCGAGCGCCGCGTCCGCCGCGCGCAGGGGCCGCGCCCGGGGTTTCTGGCGTCTCTGCTGGTCCCGCCTGCGCCGCGACCGCGCCGGTATGGCGGGGCTGTTCGTCGTGCTCGTCATCGTCGCCGTCGCCGCGGCGGGCCCGCTCGTGTGGCGCCTCGATCCGTCGGCGCAGGTGCTGTCCGGACGCGCGGCGCCCCCGGGCGGACAGGCGATCCTCGGCCGCGACGCCCTCGGGCGGGATATGCTGTCCCGCGTCGTCGTCGGTTCCCGGTTCACGCTCGGCGGCGGGCTGGTCGCGACCGCGCTGGGGCTGTGTCTGGGCACCCCGCCGGGTCTTCTCGCCGGCTACTACGGGCGCTGGCTCGACGGGGGCATCATGCGGATCACCGACCTGCTGCTTGCGTTCCCGTACTTCCTGCTCGCGATCCTCGTCGTCGCCGTGCTCGGGTCCGGCCTGTGGACGGCCGCCGCGGCCGTCGGCCTGACGAAGATGCCGCAGTACATCCGCGTGGTGCGCGGCGCGGTGCTCTCCGTCCGGCAGCAGGAATACGTCGACGCGGCGCGCGCCGCGGGCGCCTCGCATTACCGCACGATGCGGCAGCACGTGCTCCTGAACATCACGGCGCCGATCATCGTCCTCGCCACGGTAGGCCTGGGCGGCGACCTGCTGGCGATCGCCGGCTTGAGTTTCCTCGGTCTGGGCGCGCAGCCGCCCGTGCCGGAGTGGGGCCTGATGGTGAGCGAAGGACGCAACTACCTGTTCGACGCGCCGCACGTCATGGTGATCCCGGGCCTGTGCCTGATGAGCCTCGTGCTCGCGTTGAACCTGCTCGGCGACGGGCTGCGGGATGCCCTCGATCCCAGGCTCTACCGGTAG
- a CDS encoding LLM class flavin-dependent oxidoreductase → MTAPPLSVGVGLLPEVPARALADAAAEAEARGFSTVWVPDERFFRDVTVTLAAVARSTRTVRLGPCVTDPFVRHPAITATCMATLQEAAHGRLVVGLGAGISGFGAMGIAPRRPAEAIKATARLLRTLLAGDSAAVDAPFRFHGRMDFGPVPVPPIYVAGRGPRVLEAAGEVADGVLLGGLAAPAMVERAMAFVDKGLARAGRTRSDVTLAAWTHTVIGADARRVWRRARLVVFGILLSSRDVLPTFGVSLPAALEAAMGPVRYGDHWKLPDDVLALIPDGVVDAFTVSGTPPECLAKLRGLAAAGITHFALRLWPVDDGGPLTPMRLFADEVLGRLVPAA, encoded by the coding sequence ATGACCGCTCCGCCGCTCAGCGTCGGGGTGGGGCTGCTCCCCGAGGTGCCGGCGCGCGCGCTCGCCGACGCCGCCGCGGAGGCCGAGGCGCGGGGGTTCTCGACCGTGTGGGTGCCGGACGAGCGGTTCTTCCGGGACGTGACGGTCACGCTCGCCGCCGTGGCGCGAAGCACCCGGACGGTGCGCCTCGGGCCGTGCGTCACCGACCCGTTCGTGCGGCATCCCGCGATCACCGCCACGTGCATGGCGACGCTGCAGGAAGCGGCGCACGGCCGTCTCGTGGTCGGGCTCGGCGCCGGCATCAGCGGCTTCGGCGCGATGGGCATCGCCCCGCGGCGCCCGGCCGAGGCGATCAAAGCGACCGCCCGCCTGCTCCGCACGCTGCTTGCCGGTGACAGTGCGGCGGTCGACGCGCCCTTCCGGTTCCACGGCCGGATGGACTTCGGTCCCGTACCGGTGCCGCCGATCTACGTCGCGGGCCGGGGCCCGCGCGTGCTCGAGGCGGCCGGCGAGGTGGCCGACGGCGTCTTGCTGGGCGGGCTGGCCGCACCCGCGATGGTCGAGCGCGCGATGGCGTTCGTGGACAAGGGACTCGCGCGGGCCGGCCGGACGCGCAGCGACGTCACGCTCGCGGCGTGGACCCACACCGTGATCGGCGCGGATGCCCGGCGCGTCTGGCGCCGCGCGCGCCTGGTCGTGTTCGGCATCCTCTTGTCCAGCCGGGACGTTCTGCCGACCTTCGGTGTCTCGCTGCCGGCCGCGCTGGAAGCGGCGATGGGCCCGGTGCGATACGGTGATCATTGGAAACTGCCGGACGACGTGCTCGCGCTCATCCCCGACGGGGTCGTGGACGCGTTTACCGTGTCCGGCACGCCCCCCGAATGTCTCGCCAAGCTGCGCGGGCTGGCCGCGGCGGGTATCACGCACTTCGCGCTGCGGCTGTGGCCGGTCGACGACGGCGGACCGCTTACGCCGATGCGGCTCTTCGCCGACGAGGTCTTGGGCCGCCTGGTCCCCGCCGCGTAG
- a CDS encoding LLM class flavin-dependent oxidoreductase, which yields MMRFGIGLTPVDEHDENVRLGVLAETLGYDVVWVPDERFFRDCYVTMAAIAEGATRVRMGPCVTDPYTRHPALTAAAMGTLDELAGGRGILGIGAGASGFDAMGIARERPAAAIREAVALIRRLWAGERVTQEGQIVRFHAGALDFPARASIPIYIAGRGPKILELAGEVADGVIIGALASPPTFEYAMRHIRRGAARTGRGLEGFETMLWLHTALSPDAAQARDAVRKIVVGVLVSSLPVLDELGVAVPEPLRRELATVTYGAHSVSMARAAEGVPDDVLAHFTMAGDAAACLERVAALERQGVTQVAVLPWRVPGQTLERFITDFARDVIGPYRGSRPEVPQTKHP from the coding sequence ATGATGCGATTCGGCATCGGGCTCACGCCCGTGGACGAGCACGACGAGAACGTGCGGCTCGGCGTGCTGGCGGAGACGCTCGGCTACGACGTCGTCTGGGTTCCGGACGAGCGCTTCTTCCGGGATTGCTACGTGACGATGGCCGCGATCGCCGAGGGTGCCACGCGCGTGCGGATGGGCCCGTGCGTGACGGATCCGTACACCCGGCACCCCGCGCTGACGGCGGCCGCGATGGGGACCCTGGACGAGCTCGCGGGCGGGCGCGGCATTCTCGGCATCGGGGCGGGCGCCTCGGGGTTCGACGCGATGGGGATCGCGCGCGAGCGGCCCGCCGCGGCCATCCGCGAGGCCGTCGCGCTGATCCGGCGTCTGTGGGCCGGGGAACGCGTGACGCAGGAAGGCCAGATCGTGCGGTTTCACGCCGGCGCGCTGGACTTTCCGGCGCGGGCCTCGATTCCGATCTACATCGCGGGGCGGGGGCCGAAGATTCTGGAGCTGGCCGGCGAGGTCGCCGACGGCGTGATCATCGGCGCGCTGGCCTCGCCGCCGACCTTCGAGTACGCGATGCGCCACATCCGCCGGGGCGCCGCACGGACCGGCCGCGGTCTGGAGGGGTTCGAGACGATGCTCTGGCTGCACACCGCGCTCAGCCCGGACGCGGCGCAGGCGCGGGACGCGGTCCGCAAGATCGTCGTGGGCGTTCTGGTGTCGTCGCTGCCGGTGCTGGACGAGCTCGGCGTGGCGGTGCCGGAACCGCTCCGCCGGGAGCTGGCGACGGTGACCTACGGCGCGCACTCCGTGAGCATGGCGCGCGCCGCGGAAGGGGTGCCGGACGACGTGCTGGCGCACTTCACGATGGCCGGCGACGCCGCGGCCTGTCTCGAGCGCGTGGCGGCGCTGGAGCGTCAGGGGGTCACGCAGGTCGCCGTGCTGCCGTGGCGCGTGCCCGGCCAGACGCTGGAGCGGTTCATCACAGACTTCGCCCGGGACGTGATCGGCCCGTACCGCGGGAGCCGTCCCGAGGTCCCGCAGACGAAACACCCGTAG
- a CDS encoding Xaa-Pro peptidase family protein, with amino-acid sequence MSPSDGRGASPARPGTRFLDFSIDEYKQRYANVQRAMRRANIAGLVLSDPSNLIYLTGYRTILYQSKFRPFYAIVPADGEPVLVLPNLEVGDGRKTSWVEDIRGWGKGLFADRPDAPTIIREVAEERRLRTGRIGFELAVGQRLAMTYDQFEALRAIFADAELVNAADIMWSVRVKKSPQEIAYLRTACTATDAAFDAAVEAAREGVTETTLQRVLGVTMMEHGAESPGFLVVASGPDRYDMLNPYASSRALRRGDMLNFDIGAVYKGYWGDLTRGVFIGEVSKRQREFYEAESEIFHRTLHAVKPGIAIQDVDKVAETTTRELGYEKFMLHRTGHALGLDVHEIPSVAPGDTTVLQPGMVITIEPGIYDFAIGAFRIEDTVLVTDKGFETLTNCNRELTVRP; translated from the coding sequence ATGAGCCCGAGTGATGGAAGAGGCGCGTCCCCCGCGCGCCCCGGGACGCGGTTCCTGGACTTCTCGATCGATGAATACAAACAGCGGTACGCGAACGTCCAACGGGCGATGCGCCGGGCGAACATCGCGGGGCTCGTGCTCAGCGATCCGTCGAATCTCATCTACCTGACCGGGTATCGAACGATCCTCTACCAGAGCAAGTTCCGGCCGTTCTACGCGATCGTGCCGGCGGACGGCGAACCGGTGCTGGTGCTGCCCAACCTGGAGGTCGGCGACGGGCGGAAGACGTCGTGGGTCGAGGACATCCGGGGATGGGGCAAGGGACTCTTCGCCGACCGGCCGGACGCCCCGACGATCATCCGCGAAGTCGCCGAAGAGCGGCGCCTCCGCACCGGGCGCATCGGGTTCGAGCTCGCGGTGGGCCAGCGGCTCGCGATGACGTACGACCAGTTCGAGGCGCTGCGCGCGATCTTCGCCGACGCGGAGCTCGTCAACGCGGCCGACATCATGTGGAGCGTGCGGGTCAAGAAGTCGCCGCAGGAGATCGCGTACCTGCGCACGGCGTGCACGGCGACCGACGCGGCCTTCGACGCCGCCGTCGAGGCGGCGCGGGAAGGAGTCACGGAGACGACGCTGCAGCGCGTGCTCGGGGTGACGATGATGGAGCACGGCGCCGAATCACCGGGGTTTCTGGTCGTCGCCTCCGGCCCGGACCGGTACGATATGCTCAACCCGTACGCGTCCTCCCGCGCGCTGCGGCGGGGCGACATGCTGAACTTCGACATCGGGGCCGTCTACAAGGGGTACTGGGGCGACCTGACGCGCGGCGTCTTCATCGGGGAGGTCTCGAAGCGCCAGCGCGAGTTCTACGAGGCGGAGTCCGAGATCTTCCACCGCACCCTGCACGCGGTGAAGCCCGGGATCGCGATCCAGGACGTCGACAAGGTCGCCGAGACGACGACGCGCGAGCTCGGGTACGAGAAGTTCATGCTGCACCGGACGGGCCACGCGCTCGGCCTGGACGTCCACGAGATTCCGTCCGTGGCCCCGGGCGACACCACGGTGCTCCAACCGGGCATGGTGATCACGATCGAGCCCGGCATCTACGACTTCGCGATCGGCGCCTTCCGCATCGAAGACACCGTTCTGGTGACCGACAAGGGCTTCGAGACGCTGACGAACTGCAACCGTGAATTGACCGTCCGGCCGTGA
- a CDS encoding ABC transporter permease, with the protein MTAYVFRRVLALGPLLLAVSALVFVALQFAPGDPAVLMLGQDATPQGVATLRHQLGLDRPLAAQYTGFVLRALRGDLGRSFQTHRPVAGELARTFGVTFVLATLSLAAATLTGMTVGCLSALRRQSWLDYLARAIVLGGVSIPIFWLGLLLISWFAIKYPLFPVSGWGTPGQVVLPVITLAAFPLAAIARMTRSSVLDVLGSDYVRTAYAKGLGALRIVAFHLLKNALIPVTTVVGLQFGTVLAGAVLTESVFALPGLGTLLLTAVLGRDYAIIRGAILLVAAVFAIINLAVDLAYAYLDPRIHYA; encoded by the coding sequence GTGACGGCCTACGTGTTTCGGCGGGTGCTCGCCCTCGGGCCGCTCCTGCTCGCGGTGTCCGCGCTGGTGTTCGTCGCGCTGCAGTTCGCGCCGGGCGACCCCGCCGTGCTGATGCTCGGACAGGACGCGACCCCGCAAGGGGTCGCGACCCTCCGCCACCAGCTCGGCCTCGACCGGCCGCTCGCGGCGCAGTACACCGGATTCGTCCTTCGGGCGCTCCGCGGCGATCTCGGCCGCTCGTTCCAGACCCACCGTCCGGTCGCCGGCGAGCTGGCGAGGACGTTCGGGGTCACGTTCGTGCTCGCCACGCTGTCGCTGGCGGCGGCGACGCTCACCGGTATGACGGTGGGGTGCCTCTCGGCGCTGCGGCGGCAGAGCTGGCTCGACTACCTCGCGCGGGCGATCGTGCTCGGCGGCGTGTCGATCCCGATCTTCTGGTTGGGCCTTCTGCTCATATCCTGGTTTGCGATCAAGTACCCGCTGTTCCCGGTCTCGGGGTGGGGCACGCCGGGCCAGGTCGTCCTGCCGGTGATCACGCTCGCGGCGTTCCCGCTGGCCGCGATCGCCCGGATGACGCGGTCCAGCGTGCTCGACGTGCTCGGGTCGGACTACGTGCGCACCGCGTACGCGAAGGGGCTGGGCGCGCTCCGGATCGTGGCGTTTCACCTCCTCAAGAACGCGCTGATCCCGGTGACGACCGTGGTCGGGCTGCAGTTTGGGACGGTGCTCGCCGGCGCGGTGCTCACCGAGTCGGTGTTCGCGCTGCCGGGGCTCGGCACGCTGCTGCTGACCGCGGTCCTGGGCCGCGACTACGCCATCATCCGGGGGGCGATTCTCCTCGTCGCGGCCGTGTTCGCGATCATCAACCTGGCGGTCGATCTCGCCTATGCATATCTCGATCCGCGGATCCACTACGCCTAG
- a CDS encoding NAD(P)/FAD-dependent oxidoreductase, producing MNVFDAVVVGAGFAGLYMLHRLRELGLSVRVYETGSGVGGTWFWNRYPGARCDVESLEYSYSFSAELEREWRWTERYAAQPEILRYINHVAERFDLKRDIQFDTRVTAAIFDHAANNWTIRTDRGDEVTARFCIMATGCLSAAHIPDFKGLESFRGRTYHTGTWPREGVDFSGQRVAVVGTGSSAVQSIPIIAGQAAHLFVFQRTPNFSVPAHNRSLPPEVIADWDVHRAEYRLRARTSSGGLLTEPGAASALDVSPEERNRIYERRWQRGGLGFTAAFEDITVNREANETAAEFVRSKIRAIVRDRAVAERLLPRDVPLGTKRLCVETGYYATFNRPNVTLVDVRSTPIEQIGPSGIRTSGAEYDVDSIVFATGFDAITGTLHKIDIRGRDGAALERKWAQGPRAYLGIMTAGFPNLFIITGPGSPSFLANVIVSIEQHVDWIADCLAYLRRRRLAAIEPTVEAENAWVAHTEEVADRTLYPQTDSWYMGANIPGKPRVLLAYVGGVGAYRRKCDEVAARGYEGFTLLAFNSFTLPKP from the coding sequence GTGAACGTGTTCGACGCCGTCGTTGTCGGCGCCGGGTTCGCGGGATTGTACATGCTCCACCGCCTGCGCGAGCTCGGCCTCTCGGTGCGCGTCTACGAGACGGGGAGCGGCGTCGGCGGCACCTGGTTTTGGAACCGGTACCCGGGCGCCCGCTGTGACGTGGAAAGCTTGGAATACTCCTATTCCTTTTCCGCCGAGCTCGAGCGGGAATGGCGCTGGACCGAACGCTACGCGGCTCAGCCGGAAATATTGCGGTACATCAATCACGTCGCCGAGCGCTTCGACCTCAAACGGGACATCCAGTTTGACACGCGCGTGACGGCCGCGATCTTCGATCACGCCGCGAACAATTGGACGATTCGAACCGACCGCGGCGATGAGGTCACGGCGCGATTCTGCATCATGGCGACGGGCTGCTTGTCCGCGGCGCATATTCCCGATTTCAAGGGTCTCGAATCGTTCCGCGGGCGCACGTATCACACCGGCACCTGGCCCCGCGAAGGGGTCGACTTCAGCGGCCAACGGGTCGCCGTGGTCGGGACAGGTTCGTCCGCCGTTCAATCCATCCCGATCATCGCCGGGCAGGCCGCGCATCTGTTCGTGTTCCAGAGAACGCCGAACTTCAGCGTGCCCGCGCACAACCGATCGCTGCCGCCCGAGGTCATCGCGGATTGGGACGTGCACCGCGCGGAGTACCGGCTGCGGGCCCGGACATCGTCGGGCGGACTTCTCACCGAGCCGGGCGCGGCCTCGGCCTTGGACGTCTCGCCGGAGGAGCGGAACCGCATCTACGAACGGCGATGGCAGCGCGGCGGCTTGGGCTTCACCGCGGCATTCGAGGACATTACCGTCAACCGAGAGGCCAACGAGACCGCGGCCGAGTTTGTGCGCTCGAAGATACGCGCGATCGTGCGGGATCGAGCGGTCGCCGAGAGGCTCCTCCCGCGAGACGTTCCTCTCGGCACCAAGCGCCTCTGCGTCGAGACGGGCTACTACGCGACATTCAACCGGCCGAACGTCACGCTGGTCGACGTGCGATCGACGCCGATCGAACAGATCGGCCCGTCCGGCATCCGGACGTCCGGCGCCGAGTACGACGTGGACAGCATCGTGTTCGCGACCGGCTTCGATGCGATCACGGGCACCTTGCACAAGATCGATATCCGGGGCAGAGACGGCGCCGCGCTGGAGCGGAAGTGGGCGCAGGGTCCGCGCGCCTACCTGGGCATCATGACCGCGGGCTTCCCGAACCTGTTCATCATCACCGGGCCCGGCAGCCCGTCCTTTCTTGCCAACGTGATCGTGTCGATCGAACAGCACGTCGACTGGATCGCCGATTGCCTCGCCTATCTCCGCCGGCGCCGGCTGGCGGCAATCGAACCAACCGTGGAAGCGGAGAACGCGTGGGTTGCGCATACCGAAGAGGTCGCGGACCGCACGCTGTATCCGCAGACCGACTCCTGGTACATGGGGGCCAATATCCCCGGCAAGCCGCGCGTCCTTCTGGCGTATGTCGGCGGAGTCGGCGCGTACAGGCGGAAATGCGATGAAGTTGCCGCGCGGGGCTATGAAGGCTTTACTCTCCTGGCATTCAACTCGTTCACCCTGCCGAAACCCTGA
- a CDS encoding ABC transporter substrate-binding protein, with product MYQRRPHRPGLTAVILAILVGLLGLPAWTSAQSPARGGTLTIAEGTDALTLDPHNYKAATDIIVSNLIYDTLVRFDLNLNLRPGLAVGWLELSPTSWRFDLRQGVKFSDGTPFDARAVKMSLERAAASPRGAGYAGVVDRVDIVTPARVIVHLKRPFAPFLKNLAAPIVAIISPSALQPGAPDINTHPVGTGPFMLSEWVPNQRLQIVRNPNYWGRAAYLDAVVFRPIAEDSTRFLAFRGGQVDVISNPPANLAAQIRANPNLSLDTSPSTRDVRVAFTVTNPPFNNVKVRQAVAMAIDRGPIIKFVLNGLGREAKCGLIPPEIMATSPCADLPLDVAKAKQLLAEAGFANGLTTQFWTPEGRYLGDRQIAEAVQQQLQQINVRANIKVMEWGAYLDALARHEAQMFIIGWGWITGDPAQALRQNFQTKSAFNYWNYSDPAFDRMLDQAEALDSPTKRRDMYNQMSSILLVRDAVSKEIYYTLNIYGLSKRVHAFHGTPVELIDLSDTWMAPK from the coding sequence ATGTACCAACGTCGGCCACACCGGCCGGGACTCACGGCCGTGATCCTCGCCATCCTGGTCGGGCTGCTCGGCCTGCCGGCCTGGACGTCGGCGCAGAGTCCCGCGCGCGGCGGCACGCTCACGATCGCCGAGGGAACCGATGCCCTGACCCTGGACCCGCACAACTACAAGGCGGCGACCGACATCATCGTGAGCAATCTGATCTACGACACGCTGGTGCGGTTCGATCTCAATCTGAACCTTCGCCCGGGCCTCGCGGTGGGCTGGCTCGAGTTGTCCCCGACCTCGTGGCGCTTCGACCTGCGCCAGGGCGTGAAGTTTTCGGACGGGACGCCCTTCGACGCCCGGGCGGTGAAGATGAGCCTCGAGCGGGCGGCCGCCTCGCCCCGCGGCGCCGGCTACGCCGGCGTCGTCGACCGCGTCGACATCGTGACCCCGGCACGCGTGATCGTCCACCTCAAGCGGCCCTTCGCGCCGTTTTTAAAGAACTTGGCCGCCCCCATCGTCGCGATCATCAGCCCCTCGGCGCTGCAGCCGGGCGCGCCCGACATCAATACCCACCCGGTGGGCACGGGCCCGTTCATGCTGTCCGAATGGGTGCCGAATCAGCGCCTGCAGATCGTGCGCAACCCCAACTACTGGGGCCGCGCGGCGTATCTCGACGCGGTCGTCTTCCGGCCGATCGCCGAAGACAGCACCCGGTTCCTGGCGTTCCGGGGCGGGCAGGTCGACGTGATCTCCAACCCGCCGGCGAACCTCGCCGCGCAGATCCGCGCCAATCCCAACCTGAGCCTCGACACGAGCCCGTCCACCCGCGACGTCCGCGTCGCGTTCACGGTTACGAATCCGCCGTTCAACAACGTCAAGGTGCGGCAGGCCGTGGCGATGGCGATCGACCGGGGCCCGATCATCAAGTTCGTGCTGAACGGGCTCGGCCGCGAGGCCAAATGCGGCCTGATCCCGCCGGAGATCATGGCGACGTCGCCGTGCGCCGACCTGCCGTTGGACGTGGCGAAGGCGAAGCAGCTGCTCGCGGAGGCGGGATTCGCCAACGGCCTCACGACGCAGTTCTGGACGCCGGAGGGACGCTATCTCGGCGACCGGCAGATCGCGGAGGCCGTGCAGCAGCAGCTGCAGCAGATCAACGTGCGCGCGAACATCAAGGTGATGGAGTGGGGCGCCTACCTCGACGCGCTGGCCCGGCACGAGGCGCAGATGTTCATCATCGGGTGGGGCTGGATCACCGGCGACCCGGCGCAGGCGCTGCGGCAGAACTTCCAGACGAAGTCGGCCTTCAACTACTGGAACTACAGCGACCCCGCGTTCGACCGGATGCTGGATCAGGCGGAGGCCCTCGACAGCCCGACGAAGCGCCGCGACATGTACAACCAGATGTCGTCGATTCTGCTCGTGCGCGACGCTGTCTCCAAGGAGATCTACTACACGCTCAACATCTACGGCCTGAGCAAGCGGGTGCACGCCTTCCACGGCACCCCGGTCGAGCTCATCGACCTGAGCGACACCTGGATGGCGCCGAAGTAG